The window GTCGTCCACCGACCGGAACGGGTCCTTGCACAGCACCGTCCGCTGCGCCTGATCATTGAGCTTCAGGTGCACCCAGTCGACCGTGAAGTCCCGCCGCTGCTCCTGCGCCCGGCGGATGAAGTCGCCGCGCAGCCGCGCACGCGTCGTCTGCGGGGGCACCGACTTGCCCTCGAAGATCTTGAGGTCGTTGCAGATCCGTGCCGCCTGCCCCTTGCGCTCCAGCAGGTAGTACAGACCGCGCCGACGGTGGATGTCGTGATACGCGAGGTCTATCTGAGCCACCCGCGGATTCGACATGGTCATGTTGTGCTTGGCCCGGTACCGCTCGATCAGCTGGTACTTCATGACCCAGTCGATCTCGGTCCCGATCCGGTCCAGGTCCTCCGCGTCGATCGCGTCGAGCGTGCGACCCCACAGCTCCAGCACCTGGTCCACCACGCCGGTACGAATGCCCCGGCGCTCGGCGAAGTCCACCGCCTTGTCGTAGTACTCCCGCTGGATCTCCAGTGCGGAGGCCTCCCGGCCGCTCGCCAGGCGCACCTTGCGCTGACCCGTGATGTCGTGGCTGACCTCGCGGATCGCCCGGATCGGGTTCTCCAGGGTCAGGTCCCGCATCACCGTGCCCGCCTCGATCATGCGCAGCACCAGGTCGGTGGCCCCGACCTTGAGCAGCATGGTCGTCTCGGACATGTTCGAGTCACCGACGATGACGTGCAGCCTGCGGTAGCGCTCGGCGTCCGCGTGCGGCTCGTCCCGGGTGTTGATGATCGGCCGCGAGCGGGTCGTGGCAGAGCTGACGCCCTCCCAGATGTGCTCGGCCCGCTGGCTCACGCAGTAGACCGCACCCCGCGGCGTCTGCAGCACCTTGCCGGCGCCGCAGATCAGCTGCCGCGTGACAAGGAACGGAATGAGAATGTCCGCCAGGCGGGAGAATTCCCCGTGCCGGGCCACCAGGTAGTTCTCGTGGCAGCCGTACGAGTTGCCCGCCGAGTCGGTGTTGTTCTTGAAGAGATAGACGTCGCCCGCGATTCCCTCCTCGTGCAGGCGGCGTTCGGCGTCGACGAGCAGACCTTCGAGAATGCGCTCGCCTGCTTTGTCGTGTGTGACCAGCTCGGTCACGTTGTCGCATTCGGGAGTTGCATATTCCGGATGCGAACCCACGTCGAGGTACAGGCGGGCGCCGTTCCGCAGGAAGACATTGCTGCTGCGGCCCCATGACACAACACGGCGGAAGAGGTAGCGCGCCACTTCGTCAGGAGACAGTCGGCGCTGTCCCCTGAACGTGCACGTGACGCCGTACTCGTTCTCCAGCCCGAAAATGCGGCGGTCCATGACTGAACATTACGCCTTCTGCCCTCTTCTGAAACCGGGTTCGGGAGCGCCGTTTCGATCAGTTCCCGTCAGCGGGCCGAATGGGCGCCCCGATCACGGCCCGATCGGCCCATCCCGCGCACCACCGCTCAGCCCGTCGGCGAGACATGTGACGGCACGTCACGGAAGCCTTCCGACGCACCGTCAGGCGAAGCCGCCACCGCGCGGCTGCGGCCGCCGGTTGCCAGCGCCCGCTGAGTGACCATCAGGACCAGCAGCGCCGAGAAGCCCGCCACGCTCGCCACGCCGAAGCCCGCCGCGGTACCGCCCAGCTCCACAGCCGGCCCCGCCGCCGCCGTCCCGATCGCCGCACCCACCCCGAAGAACGTCACCAGCCAGGAGAACGCCTCCGTCACCGTGCCCGCCGGAGCGTGCCGGTCCACGACGATGAACGCGCACGCCAGCGCCGGCGCCAGGAACACGCCCGACAGCGCCGCCAGCCCGGTCATGGACACCGGACCCGGAACCAGCATCAGCGGCAGATAGCAGACCGCCAGCAGGCCCACCAGCAGCCGCAGCCGCCGCTCCGGCGCACCCGCCCACTGCCGCGCACCGTAGAAGACGCCACCGATCAGCGCGCCCAGCCCCAGGGCCGCCATCAGCCAGCCGTACACCGCCTGACCGCCGTGCTCGTCCGCGTACGCCACACCGGCCACCGTGATCGAACCCAGCGCCGTACCCACGAAGAAGAACGCGCCGAGCAGCGCCAGCAGCCCCCGCGAACGCAGCGCACCCAGCCAGTGCGCCTCGCGAGGCGCCGAGCGCCACTTCCGCGACGGCTCACTGACCACCACGGACAGCGCGCCCAGCACGCCGATCGCGTTCAGCGCCAGCAGCGCCCCGGCCGGGGACCACATCGCGACGAACAGCGTCACCAGCAGCGGACCGACCGTGAACATGACTTCCTGGGCCACCGCGTCCATCGCGTACGCGGCGTGCACCTTCTCCTCACGGCCGCCCAGCACACCCGGCCACAGGGCCCGCAGCCCGCCCTCCAGGGGCGGCGTGAAGAGCCCCGCGACCACCACCGCGGCGTACGCCGCCAGAGCCGACCCCGTGCCCGCGAGCGCCAGCCACACCATGCCGAGTGCCGAGACCACCGCGGCCGGCAGCTGGACCCTTGGCTGCCCGAACAGGTCCACGGCCCGGCCCAGCAGCGGCTGCCCCACGGCGTTCGCCAGCCCGTAGGCGGCGGCCAGCGCCCCCGCCAGGCTGTAGCTGCCGCCCTCGGCGCGCGTGAACAGCACGATCGCGATCGGCCCGGTGGCATTGGGCAGCCGGCCCACGAGCGTGCCCGCCAGCAGCCTCGCGGCGTGCCGGGTCCTCAGCAGCTCCGCGTATCCCGCGGCCATGTCCGCCCCCTTCTGCCCGGATCCAACCGGGAGTACCAAGTAATACGTATAACTATACGTGTCATACGTACCATGGCCGCAGTCCGCGGGTCCACCCCACGGACCCGGCGACACCGCCCGACCCTGCACTTCAGGAGCACCGTGTGACGAGACCCACCAGCCGCGACGTGGCCACCGCCGCCGGGGTCTCACAGGCCACCGTCTCCCTCGTCCTCGCCGGCAAATGGCCCGGCCGCGTGTCCGAACGCACCGCCACCCTCGTCCGCGAAACCGCCACCCGCCTCGGCTACCGCCCCAACCTCGCCGCCCGCAACCTGCGCCTCGGCAGCACTCGCACCGCGCTCCTCGTCGTCCCCGCCCTCACCAACGAGTTCTTCGCCCGCGTCTACACCGGAGCCGCCCGCGTCGCCGCCGAACACGGCTTCGGCGTCGTCCTGTACCCCTCCCCCGACGGCACCGGCCCGGCCCGTGACCCCTTCGCCTCCGCCCGCGCCGCCCTCGACGGGGTCATCGCCTCCTCCATGGCCGCCGACGCCCTCGACGCCATCGGCGGCAACAGCCTCCCCCTCGTCATGCTCGACAGCGACCCCGCGGCCGGCACCGCCGCCGCCCACGTCAACCTCGCCATGGCCGACGGAATGCGCCAGATCACCGAGCACCTCCTCGCCCTCGGCCACCGCCGCTTCCTCCACCTCGCCTCCGCCGTGGACTCCTGGACCTTCGACACCCGCGCCGAAGCCCTCGGCGCCCTCCTGGGTCCCGGCACCGAGCTGCGCACCGTACGGTCCCCCCTCACCGTCGACGGCGCCCGTACGGCCATGGAGAGTGCCCTGGCGAGCCCCCGGGACCGCCCCACCGCGATCGTCTGCGACGACGACATCCTGGCCGCCGGCGCCTGCAAGGCCGCCCGTCGCCTGGGCCTGCGCATCCCCGAGGACCTCTCCATCACCGGCTTCGACGACCTCGCTCTCGCCACCGCCGTCGAACCCGAGCTCACCACCGTCCACCTCCCCGCCGAACGCGTCGGCGAACAGGGCATGACCGCACTCCTCGCCGTCCTCGAAGGCAGCACCTGGACCGCTCCCGACCTCCCCGTCCGGCTCGTCGTCCGCGACTCCTCCGGCCCCGCCCCCACCACCTGAGCCGGCCCCCGGACACGACGGAGCCCCGGCCCGCCGAAACGGCGGACCGGGGCTCATCGCACTGCGACTACTCGGCGTCGTCCTCCGGCGCCTCGTCGTTCGACACGGCATCGGCCTGCACCGCCGCCGTCACGTCCGCCTCCAGCAGCCGCGACAGCTGCCGGCCACGGATCCGCTTGAACTTGCGCTGCTGCGCACGCGTCCGGTCCAGCACCGCGACCTCCAGCCGCTCGGCCGGAATCGCCTTGTCGGCGCCGTTGGCCTGGCTGGACAGCGCCTGCACAGCCAGCTTCAGCGCCTCCGACAGGGTCATCCCGTCCTGGTGACGCTGGTCCAGGAAGGTACTGATCTGCTCGGCATTGCCGCCGACCGCGACCGAGCCGTGCTCGTCCACGATCGACCCGTCGTGCGGCAGCCGGTAGATCTGGTCGCCCGCGGCAGTCGCACCGACCTCCGCGACCACCAGCTCCACCTCGTACGGCTTCTCACCGGCCGAGGAGAAGATGGTGCCGAGCGTCTGCGCGTAGACGTTCGCCAGTCCACGGGCCGTCACATCGTCACGGTCGTAGGTGTATCCGCGCAGATCCGCGTACCGCACACCACCGATCCGCAGGTT is drawn from Streptomyces sp. NBC_01232 and contains these coding sequences:
- the pafA gene encoding Pup--protein ligase → MDRRIFGLENEYGVTCTFRGQRRLSPDEVARYLFRRVVSWGRSSNVFLRNGARLYLDVGSHPEYATPECDNVTELVTHDKAGERILEGLLVDAERRLHEEGIAGDVYLFKNNTDSAGNSYGCHENYLVARHGEFSRLADILIPFLVTRQLICGAGKVLQTPRGAVYCVSQRAEHIWEGVSSATTRSRPIINTRDEPHADAERYRRLHVIVGDSNMSETTMLLKVGATDLVLRMIEAGTVMRDLTLENPIRAIREVSHDITGQRKVRLASGREASALEIQREYYDKAVDFAERRGIRTGVVDQVLELWGRTLDAIDAEDLDRIGTEIDWVMKYQLIERYRAKHNMTMSNPRVAQIDLAYHDIHRRRGLYYLLERKGQAARICNDLKIFEGKSVPPQTTRARLRGDFIRRAQEQRRDFTVDWVHLKLNDQAQRTVLCKDPFRSVDDRVEKLIAGM
- a CDS encoding MFS transporter, with the translated sequence MAAGYAELLRTRHAARLLAGTLVGRLPNATGPIAIVLFTRAEGGSYSLAGALAAAYGLANAVGQPLLGRAVDLFGQPRVQLPAAVVSALGMVWLALAGTGSALAAYAAVVVAGLFTPPLEGGLRALWPGVLGGREEKVHAAYAMDAVAQEVMFTVGPLLVTLFVAMWSPAGALLALNAIGVLGALSVVVSEPSRKWRSAPREAHWLGALRSRGLLALLGAFFFVGTALGSITVAGVAYADEHGGQAVYGWLMAALGLGALIGGVFYGARQWAGAPERRLRLLVGLLAVCYLPLMLVPGPVSMTGLAALSGVFLAPALACAFIVVDRHAPAGTVTEAFSWLVTFFGVGAAIGTAAAGPAVELGGTAAGFGVASVAGFSALLVLMVTQRALATGGRSRAVAASPDGASEGFRDVPSHVSPTG
- a CDS encoding LacI family DNA-binding transcriptional regulator encodes the protein MTRPTSRDVATAAGVSQATVSLVLAGKWPGRVSERTATLVRETATRLGYRPNLAARNLRLGSTRTALLVVPALTNEFFARVYTGAARVAAEHGFGVVLYPSPDGTGPARDPFASARAALDGVIASSMAADALDAIGGNSLPLVMLDSDPAAGTAAAHVNLAMADGMRQITEHLLALGHRRFLHLASAVDSWTFDTRAEALGALLGPGTELRTVRSPLTVDGARTAMESALASPRDRPTAIVCDDDILAAGACKAARRLGLRIPEDLSITGFDDLALATAVEPELTTVHLPAERVGEQGMTALLAVLEGSTWTAPDLPVRLVVRDSSGPAPTT
- the prcA gene encoding proteasome subunit alpha; amino-acid sequence: MSTPFYVSPQQAMADRAEYARKGIARGRSLVVLQYADGIVFVGENPSRALHKFSEIYDRIGFAAAGKYNEYENLRIGGVRYADLRGYTYDRDDVTARGLANVYAQTLGTIFSSAGEKPYEVELVVAEVGATAAGDQIYRLPHDGSIVDEHGSVAVGGNAEQISTFLDQRHQDGMTLSEALKLAVQALSSQANGADKAIPAERLEVAVLDRTRAQQRKFKRIRGRQLSRLLEADVTAAVQADAVSNDEAPEDDAE